One window of the Pseudomonadota bacterium genome contains the following:
- the rplV gene encoding 50S ribosomal protein L22: protein MEIIARTRMIRISPRKVRIVGDLIKKKNINDAMGMLIYMPQKASYILKKLLDSAIANARHKKYVDIDNLYVKNVIVDGGPMLKRFLPRAMGRATKVRKRLSHITLVLDES from the coding sequence ATGGAAATCATTGCAAGAACAAGAATGATAAGGATATCCCCAAGGAAGGTTCGAATCGTAGGGGATCTGATAAAGAAGAAAAACATAAACGATGCAATGGGCATGCTTATCTACATGCCTCAAAAGGCATCTTATATCTTAAAGAAACTTCTGGACAGTGCCATCGCAAATGCAAGACATAAAAAATATGTCGATATAGACAACCTTTACGTCAAAAATGTAATAGTGGATGGAGGACCGATGCTTAAAAGGTTTTTACCGAGGGCGATGGGGAGGGCAACAAAGGTTCGAAAAAGGTTAAGCCACATTACGCTTGTATTAGATGAATCATAA
- the rpsS gene encoding 30S ribosomal protein S19, whose product MARSLKKGPFVEEKLLKKAEETKESKSSKVIKTWSRKSTITPDFIGLTFAVHNGKKFIPVFVTEEMVGHRLGEFSPTRTFHGHSGDRKAKVVKKKE is encoded by the coding sequence GTGGCAAGGTCTTTAAAGAAGGGGCCATTTGTAGAGGAAAAGTTATTAAAAAAGGCGGAAGAGACAAAGGAGTCGAAGAGTTCGAAGGTTATTAAGACCTGGTCGAGAAAGTCCACAATCACTCCAGATTTTATAGGATTGACCTTTGCAGTCCACAATGGAAAGAAGTTTATCCCTGTCTTTGTAACAGAAGAAATGGTTGGCCATAGGCTTGGGGAGTTTTCTCCAACAAGGACCTTTCATGGCCATTCAGGGGATAGAAAGGCAAAAGTGGTCAAAAAGAAGGAATAG